A region from the Pelobates fuscus isolate aPelFus1 chromosome 3, aPelFus1.pri, whole genome shotgun sequence genome encodes:
- the LOC134602024 gene encoding olfactory receptor 5V1-like, which translates to MNTLNQTIINEIRLLGFQDFPSFKALFLFLLFAFLIVTICGNILIIWLVASNISLQSPMYFFLTQLSISDLLVTTTIVPNTLYVIYNDGGTMSLSACIIQFYVFACSEFFEFLLLSVMAYDRYLAICNPLRYNSIMNPVLCIKLDISIWLLSFSVELIVIISIFQLQFCGPIVIDHFFCDYVPLVELSCSDTSFIEEEILLFCIPFSLTPLISIVVFYVYIVRAAIRISNTSGGSKVFSTCSSHLTVVFIFYGSVTGIYVLPNKKKSMTAKKIASLLYTVVTPMINPIIYSLRNEDIKKALKGKSELNE; encoded by the coding sequence ATGAATACCTTAAACCAGACCATTATAAATGAGATTCGTCTCCTTGGATTTCAGGATTTTCCAAGTTTCAaagcattatttttatttcttctgtttGCTTTCCTTATTGTGACCATATGTGGAAATATTCTGATTATTTGGCTGGTGGCATCTAACATCAGTCTCCAGTCTCCCATGTATTTCTTCCTAACACAATTGTCCATTTCTGATTTACTTGTAACCACAACCATTGTCCCTAATACACTTTATGTTATATATAATGATGGGGGCACTATGTCTCTTTCAGCTTGCATTATTCAGTTTTATGTTTTTGCTTGTTCTGAGTTTTTCGAGTTTCTTCTTCTTTCTGTAATGGCTTATGATAGATATCTAGCTATCTGTAACCCACTGAGATATAATTCCATAATGAACCCTGTTTTATGTATTAAATTAGATATCAGTATTTGGCTATTAAGCTTTTCTGTGGAACTGATTGTAATAATATCAATATTTCAACTTCAGTTTTGTGGCCCAATTGTTATCGATCATTTCTTTTGTGATTATGTCCCACTAGTAGAACTGTCTTGCTCAGACACCAGTTTTATTGAAGAGGAAATTCTATTATTTTGTATACCATTTTCTTTAACTCCACTTATAAGTATTGtcgttttttatgtatatattgtccGGGCTGCCATTAGAATCTCCAACACAAGTGGAGGCTCAAAAGTTTTCTCCACTTGTAGCTCTCACCTGACTGTGGTTTTTATATTTTACGGCTCAGTAACTGGAATTTATGTGCTTCCAAACAAAAAGAAATCTATGACTGCCAAGAAAATTGCTTCCTTGTTGTACACCGTGGTGACTCCTATGATTAACCCAATCATATACAGTCTGAGGAATGAAGATATCAAGAAAGCTTTAAAAGGAAAATCTGAGTTAAATGAATGA